The following proteins are co-located in the Sebastes umbrosus isolate fSebUmb1 chromosome 24, fSebUmb1.pri, whole genome shotgun sequence genome:
- the bin1b gene encoding myc box-dependent-interacting protein 1b isoform X4, producing the protein MAEIGKGVTAGKLAINVQKRLTRAQEKVLQKLGKADETRDAAFEEMVSNFNKQMTEGTKLQKDLKAYLAAVKTMHDASRRLQDCLADMYEPDWFGKEEMDALTEDTDTLWLDYHQNITDKSLTSLDAYLANFPDIKARIAKRDRKMVDFDSARHHFSSLQKGKKKDEAKIAKQAALLEMAAPSWAQGLISAHQVAQTNLSYNQAEEELGRAQKIFEELNVELQDELPALWDNRVGVYVNTFQRLAGHQEKFHGEMGKLSQNLNDIMTKLEEQRELNEETNHSESASSPPKRPGPPPSRPPPRLTPSPDQRQQQDEASAPDTNTDCSAAATQQAPSWDSWREQTAAEQETLRDEDQYPEEAQAGWDYDESSTQSYTLQPRWDNAETAQGQESWGGNGAAQSYAEPTWDDDGVQVGQGGWGDDGESAVTNGSDGELPPGFLYKVKAIHDYAATDGDELELKIGDDVLVLAFDNPDEQDDGWLMGVQESHWVQNKDISVKGVFPENFTQKV; encoded by the exons ATGGCCGAGATAGGGAAAGGGGTCACTGCCGGGAAACTGGCCATCAACGTCCAGAAGAGGCTCACCAGAGCGCAGGAGAAG GTCCTGCAGAAGCTCGGCAAAGCTGACGAGACCCGAGATGCTGCGTTTGAGGAGATGGTGTCCAACTTCAACAAGCAGATG ACTGAAGGCACCAAACTGCAGAAGGACCTGAAAGCCTACCTGGCAGCAGTGAAAA CGATGCACGACGCGTCTCGGCGGCTTCAGGACTGTCTGGCCGACATGTACGAACCGGACTGGTTCGGCAAAGAGGAGATGGACGCGTTGACAGAG GACACAGACACTCTGTGGTTAGACTACCACCAGAACATCACGGACAAATCTCTGACCTCTCTGGACGCCTACCTGGCTAACTTTCCAGACATCAAG GCTCGTATAGCGAAGCGCGACAGGAAGATGGTGGACTTCGACAGCGCCCGGCATCACTTCAGCTCCTTacagaaaggaaagaagaaggaTGAGGCCAAGATCGCCAAG CAAGCAGCCCTGTTGGAGATGGCGGCTCCCAGCTGGGCTCAGGGTTTGATATCAGCCCACCAGGTGGCTCAGACTAACCTCTCCTACAACCAG gcggaggaggagctgggCCGAGCTCAGAAGATTTTTGAGGAGCTGAACGTGGAGTTACAAGACGAGCTTCCGGCACTGTGGGACAA tcGTGTTGGCGTCTATGTTAACACATTCCAGCGCCTGGCGGGTCATCAGGAGAAGTTCCACGGGGAAATGGGCAAG CTCAGCCAGAACCTGAACGACATCATGACCAAACTGGAGGAGCAGCGGGAGCTAAA cGAGGAAACCAACCACAGCGAATCAGCCAGCTCACCACCAAAG AGGCCCGGTCCGCCTCCCAGCCGGCCTCCACCCCGACTGACGCCGTCTCCGGACCagagacagcagcaggacgAGGCCTCAGCGCCGGACACCAACACAGACTGCAGCGCCGCCGCGACACAGCAG GCGCCATCATGGGACTCATGG CGAGAACAGACCGCTGCAGAGCAGGAGACCCTGCGTGATGAGGACCAGTACCCAGAGGAGGCCCAAGCGGGCTGGGATTACGATGAAAGCAGCACCCAGAGCTACACCCTGCAGCCCAGATGGGACAATGCAGAAACGGCTCAGGGTCAGGAGAGTTGGGGCGGCAACGGAGCTGCTCAGTCGTACGCCGAGCCAACTTGGGACGACGATGGAGTCCAAGTGGGACAGGGTGGCTGGGGTGACGATGGAGAG AGTGCGGTGACCAATGGCTCGGATGGAGAACTCCCTCCAGGATTCCTCTACAAG GTAAAAGCGATACATGATTACGCTGCCACTGACGGTGATGAGCTGGAACTGAAGATCGGAGATGATGTGCTGGTTTTGGCCTTTGACAACCCAGATGAACAG gatGACGGCTGGCTCATGGGTGTGCAGGAGTCTCACTGGGTGCAGAACAAAGATATTTCAGTCAAAGGCGTTTTCCCCGAGAACTTCACTCAGAAGGTTTGA
- the bin1b gene encoding myc box-dependent-interacting protein 1b isoform X6, whose translation MAEIGKGVTAGKLAINVQKRLTRAQEKVLQKLGKADETRDAAFEEMVSNFNKQMTEGTKLQKDLKAYLAAVKTMHDASRRLQDCLADMYEPDWFGKEEMDALTEDTDTLWLDYHQNITDKSLTSLDAYLANFPDIKARIAKRDRKMVDFDSARHHFSSLQKGKKKDEAKIAKQAALLEMAAPSWAQGLISAHQVAQTNLSYNQAEEELGRAQKIFEELNVELQDELPALWDNRVGVYVNTFQRLAGHQEKFHGEMGKLSQNLNDIMTKLEEQRELKKGGAAAAKTGEGAKSEETNHSESASSPPKAVQRPGPPPSRPPPRLTPSPDQRQQQDEASAPDTNTDCSAAATQQQCEPGSGVNLLDWDVEVLQPVTCPAPKSAVTNGSDGELPPGFLYKVKAIHDYAATDGDELELKIGDDVLVLAFDNPDEQDDGWLMGVQESHWVQNKDISVKGVFPENFTQKV comes from the exons ATGGCCGAGATAGGGAAAGGGGTCACTGCCGGGAAACTGGCCATCAACGTCCAGAAGAGGCTCACCAGAGCGCAGGAGAAG GTCCTGCAGAAGCTCGGCAAAGCTGACGAGACCCGAGATGCTGCGTTTGAGGAGATGGTGTCCAACTTCAACAAGCAGATG ACTGAAGGCACCAAACTGCAGAAGGACCTGAAAGCCTACCTGGCAGCAGTGAAAA CGATGCACGACGCGTCTCGGCGGCTTCAGGACTGTCTGGCCGACATGTACGAACCGGACTGGTTCGGCAAAGAGGAGATGGACGCGTTGACAGAG GACACAGACACTCTGTGGTTAGACTACCACCAGAACATCACGGACAAATCTCTGACCTCTCTGGACGCCTACCTGGCTAACTTTCCAGACATCAAG GCTCGTATAGCGAAGCGCGACAGGAAGATGGTGGACTTCGACAGCGCCCGGCATCACTTCAGCTCCTTacagaaaggaaagaagaaggaTGAGGCCAAGATCGCCAAG CAAGCAGCCCTGTTGGAGATGGCGGCTCCCAGCTGGGCTCAGGGTTTGATATCAGCCCACCAGGTGGCTCAGACTAACCTCTCCTACAACCAG gcggaggaggagctgggCCGAGCTCAGAAGATTTTTGAGGAGCTGAACGTGGAGTTACAAGACGAGCTTCCGGCACTGTGGGACAA tcGTGTTGGCGTCTATGTTAACACATTCCAGCGCCTGGCGGGTCATCAGGAGAAGTTCCACGGGGAAATGGGCAAG CTCAGCCAGAACCTGAACGACATCATGACCAAACTGGAGGAGCAGCGGGAGCTAAA AAAAGGTGGTGCTGCAGCAGCAAAGACAGGAGAAGGTGCCAAGAG cGAGGAAACCAACCACAGCGAATCAGCCAGCTCACCACCAAAG GCGGTGCAGAGGCCCGGTCCGCCTCCCAGCCGGCCTCCACCCCGACTGACGCCGTCTCCGGACCagagacagcagcaggacgAGGCCTCAGCGCCGGACACCAACACAGACTGCAGCGCCGCCGCGACACAGCAG cagtgTGAGCCTGGGTCAGGGGTGAACCTGCTGGATTGGGATGTGGAGGTATTACAGCCCGTCACATGTCCAGCTCCCAAG AGTGCGGTGACCAATGGCTCGGATGGAGAACTCCCTCCAGGATTCCTCTACAAG GTAAAAGCGATACATGATTACGCTGCCACTGACGGTGATGAGCTGGAACTGAAGATCGGAGATGATGTGCTGGTTTTGGCCTTTGACAACCCAGATGAACAG gatGACGGCTGGCTCATGGGTGTGCAGGAGTCTCACTGGGTGCAGAACAAAGATATTTCAGTCAAAGGCGTTTTCCCCGAGAACTTCACTCAGAAGGTTTGA
- the bin1b gene encoding myc box-dependent-interacting protein 1b isoform X9 gives MAEIGKGVTAGKLAINVQKRLTRAQEKVLQKLGKADETRDAAFEEMVSNFNKQMTEGTKLQKDLKAYLAAVKTMHDASRRLQDCLADMYEPDWFGKEEMDALTEDTDTLWLDYHQNITDKSLTSLDAYLANFPDIKARIAKRDRKMVDFDSARHHFSSLQKGKKKDEAKIAKQAALLEMAAPSWAQGLISAHQVAQTNLSYNQAEEELGRAQKIFEELNVELQDELPALWDNRVGVYVNTFQRLAGHQEKFHGEMGKLSQNLNDIMTKLEEQRELKKGGAAAAKTGEGAKSEETNHSESASSPPKRPGPPPSRPPPRLTPSPDQRQQQDEASAPDTNTDCSAAATQQSAVTNGSDGELPPGFLYKVKAIHDYAATDGDELELKIGDDVLVLAFDNPDEQDDGWLMGVQESHWVQNKDISVKGVFPENFTQKV, from the exons ATGGCCGAGATAGGGAAAGGGGTCACTGCCGGGAAACTGGCCATCAACGTCCAGAAGAGGCTCACCAGAGCGCAGGAGAAG GTCCTGCAGAAGCTCGGCAAAGCTGACGAGACCCGAGATGCTGCGTTTGAGGAGATGGTGTCCAACTTCAACAAGCAGATG ACTGAAGGCACCAAACTGCAGAAGGACCTGAAAGCCTACCTGGCAGCAGTGAAAA CGATGCACGACGCGTCTCGGCGGCTTCAGGACTGTCTGGCCGACATGTACGAACCGGACTGGTTCGGCAAAGAGGAGATGGACGCGTTGACAGAG GACACAGACACTCTGTGGTTAGACTACCACCAGAACATCACGGACAAATCTCTGACCTCTCTGGACGCCTACCTGGCTAACTTTCCAGACATCAAG GCTCGTATAGCGAAGCGCGACAGGAAGATGGTGGACTTCGACAGCGCCCGGCATCACTTCAGCTCCTTacagaaaggaaagaagaaggaTGAGGCCAAGATCGCCAAG CAAGCAGCCCTGTTGGAGATGGCGGCTCCCAGCTGGGCTCAGGGTTTGATATCAGCCCACCAGGTGGCTCAGACTAACCTCTCCTACAACCAG gcggaggaggagctgggCCGAGCTCAGAAGATTTTTGAGGAGCTGAACGTGGAGTTACAAGACGAGCTTCCGGCACTGTGGGACAA tcGTGTTGGCGTCTATGTTAACACATTCCAGCGCCTGGCGGGTCATCAGGAGAAGTTCCACGGGGAAATGGGCAAG CTCAGCCAGAACCTGAACGACATCATGACCAAACTGGAGGAGCAGCGGGAGCTAAA AAAAGGTGGTGCTGCAGCAGCAAAGACAGGAGAAGGTGCCAAGAG cGAGGAAACCAACCACAGCGAATCAGCCAGCTCACCACCAAAG AGGCCCGGTCCGCCTCCCAGCCGGCCTCCACCCCGACTGACGCCGTCTCCGGACCagagacagcagcaggacgAGGCCTCAGCGCCGGACACCAACACAGACTGCAGCGCCGCCGCGACACAGCAG AGTGCGGTGACCAATGGCTCGGATGGAGAACTCCCTCCAGGATTCCTCTACAAG GTAAAAGCGATACATGATTACGCTGCCACTGACGGTGATGAGCTGGAACTGAAGATCGGAGATGATGTGCTGGTTTTGGCCTTTGACAACCCAGATGAACAG gatGACGGCTGGCTCATGGGTGTGCAGGAGTCTCACTGGGTGCAGAACAAAGATATTTCAGTCAAAGGCGTTTTCCCCGAGAACTTCACTCAGAAGGTTTGA
- the bin1b gene encoding myc box-dependent-interacting protein 1b isoform X1, which yields MAEIGKGVTAGKLAINVQKRLTRAQEKVLQKLGKADETRDAAFEEMVSNFNKQMTEGTKLQKDLKAYLAAVKTMHDASRRLQDCLADMYEPDWFGKEEMDALTEDTDTLWLDYHQNITDKSLTSLDAYLANFPDIKARIAKRDRKMVDFDSARHHFSSLQKGKKKDEAKIAKQAALLEMAAPSWAQGLISAHQVAQTNLSYNQAEEELGRAQKIFEELNVELQDELPALWDNRVGVYVNTFQRLAGHQEKFHGEMGKLSQNLNDIMTKLEEQRELKKGGAAAAKTGEGAKSEETNHSESASSPPKAVQRPGPPPSRPPPRLTPSPDQRQQQDEASAPDTNTDCSAAATQQAPSWDSWREQTAAEQETLRDEDQYPEEAQAGWDYDESSTQSYTLQPRWDNAETAQGQESWGGNGAAQSYAEPTWDDDGVQVGQGGWGDDGESAVTNGSDGELPPGFLYKVKAIHDYAATDGDELELKIGDDVLVLAFDNPDEQDDGWLMGVQESHWVQNKDISVKGVFPENFTQKV from the exons ATGGCCGAGATAGGGAAAGGGGTCACTGCCGGGAAACTGGCCATCAACGTCCAGAAGAGGCTCACCAGAGCGCAGGAGAAG GTCCTGCAGAAGCTCGGCAAAGCTGACGAGACCCGAGATGCTGCGTTTGAGGAGATGGTGTCCAACTTCAACAAGCAGATG ACTGAAGGCACCAAACTGCAGAAGGACCTGAAAGCCTACCTGGCAGCAGTGAAAA CGATGCACGACGCGTCTCGGCGGCTTCAGGACTGTCTGGCCGACATGTACGAACCGGACTGGTTCGGCAAAGAGGAGATGGACGCGTTGACAGAG GACACAGACACTCTGTGGTTAGACTACCACCAGAACATCACGGACAAATCTCTGACCTCTCTGGACGCCTACCTGGCTAACTTTCCAGACATCAAG GCTCGTATAGCGAAGCGCGACAGGAAGATGGTGGACTTCGACAGCGCCCGGCATCACTTCAGCTCCTTacagaaaggaaagaagaaggaTGAGGCCAAGATCGCCAAG CAAGCAGCCCTGTTGGAGATGGCGGCTCCCAGCTGGGCTCAGGGTTTGATATCAGCCCACCAGGTGGCTCAGACTAACCTCTCCTACAACCAG gcggaggaggagctgggCCGAGCTCAGAAGATTTTTGAGGAGCTGAACGTGGAGTTACAAGACGAGCTTCCGGCACTGTGGGACAA tcGTGTTGGCGTCTATGTTAACACATTCCAGCGCCTGGCGGGTCATCAGGAGAAGTTCCACGGGGAAATGGGCAAG CTCAGCCAGAACCTGAACGACATCATGACCAAACTGGAGGAGCAGCGGGAGCTAAA AAAAGGTGGTGCTGCAGCAGCAAAGACAGGAGAAGGTGCCAAGAG cGAGGAAACCAACCACAGCGAATCAGCCAGCTCACCACCAAAG GCGGTGCAGAGGCCCGGTCCGCCTCCCAGCCGGCCTCCACCCCGACTGACGCCGTCTCCGGACCagagacagcagcaggacgAGGCCTCAGCGCCGGACACCAACACAGACTGCAGCGCCGCCGCGACACAGCAG GCGCCATCATGGGACTCATGG CGAGAACAGACCGCTGCAGAGCAGGAGACCCTGCGTGATGAGGACCAGTACCCAGAGGAGGCCCAAGCGGGCTGGGATTACGATGAAAGCAGCACCCAGAGCTACACCCTGCAGCCCAGATGGGACAATGCAGAAACGGCTCAGGGTCAGGAGAGTTGGGGCGGCAACGGAGCTGCTCAGTCGTACGCCGAGCCAACTTGGGACGACGATGGAGTCCAAGTGGGACAGGGTGGCTGGGGTGACGATGGAGAG AGTGCGGTGACCAATGGCTCGGATGGAGAACTCCCTCCAGGATTCCTCTACAAG GTAAAAGCGATACATGATTACGCTGCCACTGACGGTGATGAGCTGGAACTGAAGATCGGAGATGATGTGCTGGTTTTGGCCTTTGACAACCCAGATGAACAG gatGACGGCTGGCTCATGGGTGTGCAGGAGTCTCACTGGGTGCAGAACAAAGATATTTCAGTCAAAGGCGTTTTCCCCGAGAACTTCACTCAGAAGGTTTGA
- the bin1b gene encoding myc box-dependent-interacting protein 1b isoform X7, which produces MAEIGKGVTAGKLAINVQKRLTRAQEKVLQKLGKADETRDAAFEEMVSNFNKQMTEGTKLQKDLKAYLAAVKTMHDASRRLQDCLADMYEPDWFGKEEMDALTEDTDTLWLDYHQNITDKSLTSLDAYLANFPDIKARIAKRDRKMVDFDSARHHFSSLQKGKKKDEAKIAKQAALLEMAAPSWAQGLISAHQVAQTNLSYNQAEEELGRAQKIFEELNVELQDELPALWDNRVGVYVNTFQRLAGHQEKFHGEMGKLSQNLNDIMTKLEEQRELKKGGAAAAKTGEGAKSEETNHSESASSPPKRPGPPPSRPPPRLTPSPDQRQQQDEASAPDTNTDCSAAATQQQCEPGSGVNLLDWDVEVLQPVTCPAPKSAVTNGSDGELPPGFLYKVKAIHDYAATDGDELELKIGDDVLVLAFDNPDEQDDGWLMGVQESHWVQNKDISVKGVFPENFTQKV; this is translated from the exons ATGGCCGAGATAGGGAAAGGGGTCACTGCCGGGAAACTGGCCATCAACGTCCAGAAGAGGCTCACCAGAGCGCAGGAGAAG GTCCTGCAGAAGCTCGGCAAAGCTGACGAGACCCGAGATGCTGCGTTTGAGGAGATGGTGTCCAACTTCAACAAGCAGATG ACTGAAGGCACCAAACTGCAGAAGGACCTGAAAGCCTACCTGGCAGCAGTGAAAA CGATGCACGACGCGTCTCGGCGGCTTCAGGACTGTCTGGCCGACATGTACGAACCGGACTGGTTCGGCAAAGAGGAGATGGACGCGTTGACAGAG GACACAGACACTCTGTGGTTAGACTACCACCAGAACATCACGGACAAATCTCTGACCTCTCTGGACGCCTACCTGGCTAACTTTCCAGACATCAAG GCTCGTATAGCGAAGCGCGACAGGAAGATGGTGGACTTCGACAGCGCCCGGCATCACTTCAGCTCCTTacagaaaggaaagaagaaggaTGAGGCCAAGATCGCCAAG CAAGCAGCCCTGTTGGAGATGGCGGCTCCCAGCTGGGCTCAGGGTTTGATATCAGCCCACCAGGTGGCTCAGACTAACCTCTCCTACAACCAG gcggaggaggagctgggCCGAGCTCAGAAGATTTTTGAGGAGCTGAACGTGGAGTTACAAGACGAGCTTCCGGCACTGTGGGACAA tcGTGTTGGCGTCTATGTTAACACATTCCAGCGCCTGGCGGGTCATCAGGAGAAGTTCCACGGGGAAATGGGCAAG CTCAGCCAGAACCTGAACGACATCATGACCAAACTGGAGGAGCAGCGGGAGCTAAA AAAAGGTGGTGCTGCAGCAGCAAAGACAGGAGAAGGTGCCAAGAG cGAGGAAACCAACCACAGCGAATCAGCCAGCTCACCACCAAAG AGGCCCGGTCCGCCTCCCAGCCGGCCTCCACCCCGACTGACGCCGTCTCCGGACCagagacagcagcaggacgAGGCCTCAGCGCCGGACACCAACACAGACTGCAGCGCCGCCGCGACACAGCAG cagtgTGAGCCTGGGTCAGGGGTGAACCTGCTGGATTGGGATGTGGAGGTATTACAGCCCGTCACATGTCCAGCTCCCAAG AGTGCGGTGACCAATGGCTCGGATGGAGAACTCCCTCCAGGATTCCTCTACAAG GTAAAAGCGATACATGATTACGCTGCCACTGACGGTGATGAGCTGGAACTGAAGATCGGAGATGATGTGCTGGTTTTGGCCTTTGACAACCCAGATGAACAG gatGACGGCTGGCTCATGGGTGTGCAGGAGTCTCACTGGGTGCAGAACAAAGATATTTCAGTCAAAGGCGTTTTCCCCGAGAACTTCACTCAGAAGGTTTGA